The following are encoded together in the Aciduricibacillus chroicocephali genome:
- a CDS encoding class I SAM-dependent methyltransferase, with protein MSGEYMNCLAAYGVSSAHPGSLGLTRRMLDRERIHAGAKVLDAGCGTGGTAELLIKSYKTDVTALDLHPVMVEKAKQRLIGKPVEIIQGDIENLSLKSGTFDLVLSESVLAFTKVEQSLHHISRILKNEGVLLAVEMVKEDGLLPDHIKELREFYSLPELYGEGEWIHMFKSAGFDTVECLYGLDGISTEETEITPEFMLSEILLEEHHDTLERHLELNDLYQDLLGFRVFRCTKKNLK; from the coding sequence ATGTCTGGTGAATATATGAATTGTCTTGCCGCATATGGTGTAAGCAGTGCGCACCCAGGGAGTCTGGGACTGACGAGGAGAATGTTGGATAGGGAAAGGATTCATGCAGGCGCAAAGGTTCTTGATGCAGGTTGTGGAACTGGAGGGACTGCTGAGCTGCTTATTAAGAGTTATAAGACTGATGTTACAGCGCTCGATCTGCATCCGGTCATGGTTGAAAAGGCGAAACAGAGATTGATTGGGAAGCCTGTTGAAATCATCCAAGGTGATATAGAGAATCTTTCTTTAAAATCAGGAACGTTTGACCTTGTTCTATCTGAATCCGTACTTGCTTTTACAAAAGTTGAACAATCGCTCCACCATATCAGTCGTATACTCAAAAATGAGGGCGTACTGCTTGCAGTGGAGATGGTAAAAGAGGATGGGCTCTTGCCAGATCATATAAAGGAATTACGTGAATTCTATAGTCTTCCGGAACTTTACGGAGAAGGTGAATGGATTCATATGTTTAAATCAGCTGGATTTGATACAGTAGAGTGTTTATACGGACTTGATGGAATTTCTACAGAGGAGACAGAAATAACTCCTGAATTTATGCTCTCGGAAATACTTCTAGAAGAGCATCATGATACACTGGAGCGACATTTAGAGCTTAATGACCTTTATCAGGATCTGCTTGGGTTTAGAGTGTTTCGTTGTACAAAAAAGAATTTAAAATGA